In Halosegnis marinus, one genomic interval encodes:
- a CDS encoding DUF4097 family beta strand repeat-containing protein yields MNGSHTRRSVLALGAATGLAGLAGCAGYLGPTETDESTETVPLDGARELSVATDNGDARVVASDDLSDTVEVVVTKRVRGDAGLFGDVALAVAGGGDRVEVSVEYDRPAARRVSVDLDVRVPADVAVTRVATANGDATVENTAGDTALSTANGDATATGASGVVRLQSGNGDVTARDCAGVRVARTGNGDVDVEVRGVAGPLDGVSGNGDVAVGIPADTDAEVELSTGNGEITTESLTFADSTASDDRFEGVLGAGGPAISLSSGNGDVRLYAREN; encoded by the coding sequence ATGAACGGTTCCCACACGCGACGGTCGGTACTGGCGCTCGGCGCGGCGACGGGGCTCGCCGGGCTGGCGGGCTGTGCCGGCTACCTCGGCCCGACGGAGACGGACGAATCGACCGAGACGGTGCCGCTCGACGGCGCGCGGGAGCTCTCGGTCGCGACGGACAACGGCGACGCCCGCGTCGTCGCGAGCGACGACCTCTCGGACACGGTCGAGGTCGTCGTCACCAAGCGGGTCCGCGGCGACGCCGGCCTGTTCGGCGACGTCGCGCTCGCCGTCGCCGGGGGCGGGGACCGCGTCGAGGTGAGCGTCGAGTATGACCGGCCCGCCGCGCGCCGCGTGAGCGTGGACCTCGACGTGCGGGTGCCCGCCGATGTGGCCGTGACGCGCGTCGCGACGGCGAACGGGGACGCGACGGTCGAGAACACCGCCGGCGACACGGCCCTCTCGACGGCGAACGGGGACGCGACGGCCACGGGCGCGTCGGGCGTCGTCCGCCTCCAGTCGGGCAACGGCGACGTGACGGCCCGCGACTGCGCCGGCGTGCGGGTCGCCCGCACCGGCAACGGCGACGTCGACGTCGAGGTGCGCGGGGTCGCGGGGCCGCTCGACGGCGTCTCCGGCAACGGGGACGTCGCGGTCGGAATCCCGGCCGACACGGACGCCGAGGTGGAACTCTCGACGGGGAACGGGGAGATAACGACGGAGTCGCTGACGTTCGCCGATTCGACCGCGAGCGACGACCGCTTCGAGGGCGTGCTGGGCGCCGGCGGCCCGGCGATATCGCTCTCGTCGGGCAACGGCGACGTCCGGCTGTACGCGCGGGAGAACTAG
- a CDS encoding acyltransferase, producing the protein MTKRHVSLPSGAEEGLTAFIDEVDERLTAAGPDAAESTCDVVQDVLVDLYGDREAYERWQSGKDVSAAEQVRLQGYDPCNATLEAEYYAEKDEERFERSKHLQWLWRQFDATPMADNIAFALRFREMLAGHLFEETGENLRIFKGVTFSYGHNITMGDNTVVHDDVHLDDRGKLTVGDRVSISDDVHVYSHDHDVVDQTEVLNYHTVIEDDARVTYDAMVTAGVRVGRNSVVGARATVTGDVPAHHIVVGQPAKSVRVKPGFEDEADPVGDRLTDNKADRELGYTLPEDLDRFDEFGRPPELSTAADRHRES; encoded by the coding sequence ATGACCAAGCGCCACGTGTCGTTGCCGTCGGGGGCGGAGGAGGGCTTGACGGCGTTCATCGACGAGGTGGACGAGCGCCTGACCGCCGCGGGACCGGACGCCGCCGAGAGCACCTGCGACGTGGTCCAGGACGTGCTCGTGGACCTGTACGGCGACCGCGAGGCGTACGAGCGGTGGCAGTCGGGCAAGGACGTCTCCGCGGCCGAGCAGGTCCGCCTGCAGGGGTACGACCCGTGTAACGCCACGCTGGAGGCCGAGTACTACGCCGAGAAGGACGAGGAGCGCTTCGAGCGCTCGAAGCACCTCCAGTGGCTGTGGCGGCAGTTCGACGCGACGCCGATGGCCGACAACATCGCGTTCGCGCTCCGCTTCCGCGAGATGCTCGCCGGCCACCTGTTCGAGGAGACGGGCGAGAACCTCCGCATCTTCAAGGGCGTCACGTTCTCGTACGGCCACAACATCACGATGGGCGACAACACCGTCGTCCACGACGACGTCCACCTCGACGACCGCGGGAAGCTCACCGTCGGGGACCGCGTCTCCATCTCCGACGACGTCCACGTGTACAGCCACGACCACGACGTGGTCGACCAGACGGAGGTGCTGAACTACCACACGGTCATCGAGGACGACGCGCGGGTCACCTACGACGCGATGGTGACCGCGGGCGTCCGCGTCGGGCGGAACAGCGTCGTCGGCGCGCGCGCCACCGTCACGGGCGACGTGCCCGCCCACCACATCGTCGTCGGCCAGCCGGCCAAGAGCGTCCGCGTCAAGCCCGGCTTCGAGGACGAGGCCGACCCCGTCGGGGACCGCCTGACGGACAACAAGGCGGACCGCGAACTCGGCTACACCCTCCCCGAGGACCTCGACCGCTTCGACGAGTTCGGCCGCCCGCCGGAGCTATCGACGGCCGCCGACCGCCACCGCGAGTCCTAG